The Mauremys reevesii isolate NIE-2019 linkage group 7, ASM1616193v1, whole genome shotgun sequence genome includes the window GCATGCTCTGGCCCTCCCGCAGTACAAACACCTGCAAGAGAGAAGACAGagcccagcgctgagatgcagccacctctggggtggggcgcagggacTCTTTATACACGGATCCCTCCCTTGGCACTgatatgcagccacctctgggtcctacccccacccacccacccacccacaccaggAGGGAGGTGGGAACATTGTAAAGAGTGAGGCttctctctggggtggggtgtccatGTACAAACCTTGATGACGTCCGAGATCCCCTTGTCGCTCAGACACTCCACAAAGGTTTCAATGGGGTAGTTCAGTCCCGGGACCAGCATGGGGGCCTGTAGGGAGACGAAGCGGAGTCAGTGAGAGTGCAGGGGCCTGTAGGGGTGGTCAgaggtgttggggggtgggggtacctTGAAGAAGGCTCTCTTCATGGCATAGAGGCTCTGGTCGTAGAGGAAGCTCACCAGCAGGTTGATGGAGGGGCGCCCAGCTGATGTGTTCTGAATGTGGAGGGTCAGTTTGAAGGTGGGGCCGATGCCCTGGACCTGGGGAAGGGGATGCGGGGTAGATCCTGAGCACAGGTTCAGTGCAAAGGGGAGAGGAGTCCTTAATGCCACAGTCAATCCAGCCAGCctgggcttggggagggggggattctCCATTACAGGAGCCACAAGAAGGGACCCCTGGAAATCTAAAGAGATGATTGAATCCCAAATCTCACCCCCTCCATTCCTGAGTTCGGCCCAGATCTGCTCACTGAACTAGAGACACATCCCCTCTGGATTGGAAGCCCACAAGCAATGGAGAGTTCCCTGCCCCCTGTTGTTCGAAGGGCAAATCCTTCTCCCTGTTAAACACTGGCTGTGGCTGACGGTGGCTCCTGGCTCTTGTTCAGACTTTGTCTGAGACCTTCGTGAACCCCCTGCTCCCACAAATCCCCCACCATGCAGAGAGACTGGGACAAGCCCCCTCAGGACCTTCTCTCAGAGGAACTCTTCCACTAGGGCTCCCTGAGGCCCAGGGTTTCCATTGTTCGTGTGGCTCCTCGCTGACCCCTCCCCAGTGGGTCAGTATCCTCGTGCAAGAGCAGTCCCCCAGGTGCATGCAGCATCCTATAATGGCCTCGCAGACGCTGCCTGCTCGGCTTCCAGCACCTCCACCCTGGGCAGCAGAGAAATCAGATGCTTCTCCCCCACCAGTGACCTTGCTAAAGCAGGCAGCTTAGTCTAGTGTGTAGACCACGTGCTTCAACctagagccctgcagtgggactgggatcccGAGGCTCCTGCTGACATAACAGTGGGAGTGGCAGAAAAATTCAAGAAACAATGCGgaagcaggattaaaaaaaatagtccttCTGCACTGCAAACCACACAAATGCCAGAGCCAGCAGgtaccactctctggccacccagctctgaaggcagcagcagtgcagaactaAGGGTGACAATGGGAAATCTCCCTGCCTGTGCCTGGGGATGGCTTCCTGTCCCCTTTGCATGATGATGCAGGGGCTTTCCAGCCATTTGCAGGGAGGGTTAGTGGTTTCTAATCcctgtgtgtggggaaggggagatgcAGCTGAGAGGGTCAGGGGGTGCCCATCCCACTGCCTGGGGGTACATGGAGTGGATGGGTGCTGGTGGGGAGACATTTGCTGAAAGCAgcacattcatagaatcatagaatctcagggttggaagggacctcaggaggtcatctagtccaaccccctgctcaaaccaggaccaacctccaatttttgccacagatccctaaatggccccctcaaggactgaactcacaacccagggtttagtaggccaatgctcaaaccaccgatcTACCCTCCCCCAATGTTCAGACATTGCCAGGGCAATTTCAGAGCTCTGCAGCAGGACTGGGATCTCATGGGTGCTGCTGCCATAATACCACAAGCAGGATAAAAAaaacctgcccagccccacacccactagaccccctcccctcctagagctgtggagaacccaggagtcctggctcccagcctttgcCTGCACAATCCTGAATTTTCTCACCGTGGTGTCCCCATGACCCACTCACCACTGCATTCATCTTAAGGGGCTCCTGCAGCGTGGATGTGATGGGCGCCAGGCTGGACTCCAGCGCCTTGACATAGGCCCGGGCTGCCATGAGCCGCAGCCGGTACAGGTCCATCTGGAACACGCGGTGCATGGCTGGCGAGGGGTGAAGGGACAGCGAGGACAGAAAGTCAgcctggggccagcagccagacaaCACGGGGGATCTCTACCAATCACAACGGATCTTGGCTTTATGCCTTATCTGTACCACAGGGCCCTTTAGTGTGGCATCGCGGCACCAGGATCAGCACTGAAGCCCTGCACTGCTCCCtgggggcagctggtggttcactgcactgctccctggggcataggggcagcagggactgcagctggTGGTTCACTGCACTGCTCCCTGGGGCataggggcagcagggactgcaAGAAGAGAGTTCCCCCCACTGAGTCCCCATCCTGCTCCGTGCAGCACAGTACCCCCAGTGGCTGGTCAGTGCATTTGTACTGACATGCTGAGTTGGTAAGTAAATCCAGTCCAGAGGCTTCTCTCTTTCCCATGGTTGATGCTCAGAGTGGGACTGGTGGCTCTATGGCTGGGCGCATGGGCGGAGACCCATGGCCGGGGGGGCATGGGAAATGGTGGGAGatgccccacctcacctcccacccccaatctCCACTCCCCCTCCTCATTCCCCTACACCTCCAGCTGCTCCATCCCCAACCTGCCCACaagcagtcatagaatcatagaatctcagggttggaaggggcctcaggaggtcatctagtccaacccctgctcaagcccttcttgtagtgtggggcccaaaactggacacagtactccaaatgaggcctcaccagtagtAGAGAGTAGGGATCATCCatctcttgatctgctggaaatgcccccttatatacaaacaaaaaatgcttagcttttttggcaacaagggcacactgttgactcatattcagcttttcgtccaccaccCCCTACCTCCTTTTCTTTCTGCCTGCTGCCCAGCCAGCCagtcagtccctagtctgtagcagtgcatctTCCGTCCAAGTCCAGGACTCAGCACTCTGCACTTTCCTGTTGAACATCATCATATTTTTTTggcaatcctctaatttgtctaggtcccctctgtatcctatcccctACCTCAGGGTATCAATCACtccccccccagtttagtgtcatctgcaaacttgctcagGTGCAGTCCACCCATCCCCCCCCAATGAAGATATTGATTGATACAAAACCAAACCAgccctggccccctggggcttcCACCTCTGACCCAATACCAACTAGACCCCAACTATGGATTCATTGATCCCCGTTGACCAGTCCCCCTCCTCAACCCACCATTCCTGCCCTACTCACCCACGGCATTCTCGCGCTCCCGCAGCGTCTGGTCCACGTACAGCCTGGTCTTCTTGGGCACGCTGAGTCGGATGCTCTGGGCCACGGGAGGCCCCAGCGACGTGTCCTTCTCCTCAAACACGGCCGTGCGCTTCAGGATCTTAATGATCAGCCCCCCACCTGGGGGGTGGGACCACCAGGATAGAGTATAAATGGGCACAAAGGTCCTGAATCCCCTCTCCCTGGATCAGACCTGTGGGCCCATCCCCCATGGTGTACTGTCTCCAGTAGTGGCCGGTCTCCTTAATGTCCCTTGCTGCACTGCACTGTCCCACGGGAGttgaattccttcctgacccaccAGCTGGAGTCCAGCTGATGCCCAGATGTTTGAGGGTAGAATTTCTAACGTAGGGTCAGGGTGTCCTGCACACAGCCAGCAGCATCCCTTGCAGGGTGCATTCAGTATTGCACAGAAGCAATTGCATGGAACTGAAGGTGCCCACCCGGCATGCCCCTTGCCTACCTTTAGTCGTCATGATCAGGGTGTTGTCCTCACGCCCATAACGGCCAAAACAAATGCTGGTGACCACATCctgtgggggagtgaggggggtAAAGGGGTATCAGGCAGTTCGGCCAGTTCCCTGGCTCCCCCATAACCACCAGACCCACAATCCTGGCTCCTAGCCTCCTCACTCTAACcagctagaccccactcccttctcaGAACCAGGGAAAGAACTCAAGAggcctagctcccagccccctgctctaacccatgaGACCCTACTCTCCTCCCaaagctgggatagaacccaggagtcctgcattaACCCTGGCACTGGCTTTGCTTGGTGGGGAGTTACCTGGGTGCGGATGACGTCCACAAGGTTTTTGTCCCGGTACATGTGCACCACCTGGTTGGCCAGGCCTACCATCACGGCCTGGAAGCCGCGTGATTTCTGGTCTAGGAGGCTCATGGTCATCAGTGGGGCTGGCAGATAGACTGTCCACAGCTTCTTCCCCtgtaagagagagagatctgGCACTCAGatgtagccatctctggggtgaggTGCAAGGCTGTTTAtctgtctctggggtggggcagggggggctatTTATACAAGGATCCGTTGTGTGGCACCCCTCTGACACTGGCCCCCTTAGCAGACCAGACCTAGAATGGAGCCATGGCGATCTCCCACTGGTCCCCCCAGGGAGAGGCGCCTTGGTAACAGGTGGTGTAGGGAGCAGATCTGGGGGCACATAGGTtccaagacctgcccagctgccccacccctagTGCCCCATAGCGGGtgccctcacccactcccaccTTCTGTGTATAGCCCTGCAGGGTTTCATCAGAGCAGCCGGCCACGATATTCTTGTGTACCCGCACCAGCCCCACGGGCTGGGCACTCAGCTCGATGCAGTACTTGGGCCGCTTGGACTccctggagtgggaagggagggCAGACAGGTCAGTGCCAGCCCCGCACAGTGCTTGCTGCCCcgcccagctccctcctcacaccctgccttgtgggttcccgtcaccctccccaccccctgcgccCAGGGAATGGGCACAAACAGGCCTCACCTGTAGGGATGTTACAGCAAGACCAAACCTTCAGGCACCGGGGCCTGGGCTGAGCCTTTGCATGGAGGGAATCACCCCTGTGGGAGAGCGCTACAAAGAGAGGTGCATTATGGGCAACTGGCATGGGTATCTGTTGGGCAGTGGGGCAGCAGAGAGGCAGAGTATTGGaatgggcccatgggtctgatcgGCGAGGGAAGGAAATACCAAGCTGGAAAGGACCATAAGTCTGATCCGGGGGGAGGCGGAGACATACCCGGTTCCTTATCTTATGTTCCTCAGcactcccctgccttcccctttGCCCCATTCCAGCCCCAGGCATCCTTCACGGCTGGCTGTCACCTGCGCAGGATGTAGATGCTCCCGTCCCGGCAGGCCACCGTGACCCGGTACTCCACATCGAACTGCCCCATCACATCCAGGAAGGCTGGCACGCTCGGCAACGTCATCTGCGACAGCAAATGGAGAGCTGGGGCAGCCCCACACCCATGGTAACGAGCTATATATGAGCAGGGGTCCctcgcctggtgctgagatgcagccacctctggggtaggaTGCAGGGACTGTTTATATAGGGACCCCCTCACCCGGCACCCCTCTCACCTTGGCCAGGATAGTGAAGGCCTCAGGGTCCAGGATGAGGACATCGGCACTCTCCGTCCCGATCACCAGGCAGCTGACCGCATCCTCATCCGCCATGTTCTTCTTCAGCGTGCTCATGCAGGTGATGACAGTCTGGACAGGGAGATGGGCATGAGAGGGGCATggacctcccccttccccagtccccCTCTCTATCCAGGGAGGGCAGTGCCAGTCAccccagggcatgctgggaagtaAGGGTACCTGCATGGCTCTGCTGGGACCCACTAGACATCGGTGAGGAACTGGCAATGCTAGAATACCCACTATCTCCTCTAATCCCACCCCACTGAGTCCCCTACTCTAGGAGGGTCCACTGGGGAGTTTCCCCCAGACCCCGGGCAGGGCAGGGACCCACCTGGCGCTTGATCGGTTGCCCCTTATGTAGGTTCACAAAATTCTCCATCTCTGGTACATCTTGGGCCAGGAacctggggtggggaagacagAGAAGGGGATTGTGGGATAGTGACACAGCCTGCTCTGGCCCACAGTGTCCCCCCTACCCCTTACAAGAGGAGCTCTGCTGCTGAGAGCCTTCCAAGCTTTGGGAAAACGTCCCCACTCCCGGGCTATGCTCTTCACACCACCTGCCTCCCCCACTGCCGAGATCCCTCCCGCACTGCTAAGATCCCTCCCcgatccccaccccccaagcttgTGGTCCCCACACCACCCGCCTCCTCCACTACCGAGATCCCTCCCTGATCCCCACCCGCCCCGAGCTTATGCTTCCCACACTACCCACCTCCTACACTGCTGAGATCCCTCCCTGATCCCCACCCCCTGGCTTGTGCTCCCCATGCCTCCTGTCCCCCCGCTGCCAAGATCCCTCCCTgatccccaacccccagcctgtgCTCCCTACACCATCTGCCTTCCCCACTGCTAGGATCCATCCCTGACCCCTTCACACACTCTCCCTTGGCCACCAGCCTCAATCTCCCTGCTCCAATCCCCTAAAAAAGCCAAGTTCCTAGAGCTCCCAGCCACGCTTTTGGTGCTAGCCAGGAAATCGCTGGAGGGTGAGGCGCTCATGCCACTCCTTGCCCTCAGTAGTACCATATGGCCTTACCTCAGCGATCGTACTGACAGGGGGATCTCCGCCTTCTCCCTGACACACACCAGGAGAGGAAGATGTTGAACAGAGAGTTAGACATTGGACAGAAACTCAGTACAATACATTCACCTTCACAGACCCTGCCATCCACAACCCAGAAcagaacacaggagtcctgatTTCCCACCCCTTCTACtgtaaccactagatcccactcccctcccagagctggggatagaacccgggagtcctggctctcagcatgCCCGGCTCTAACCTCAAGGATctccccagagtccacacccaggGATCGAATGTTAAATGCCTCTGGCATTAGCTCCCAGCACTTGCTAAGCCAAGGACCAGGATGGAGTTTCAGGGATGTGTCTGGTGATGTGACAGtccatggggggagggaagagccaCTCACCGGATCCCCTCCAGCATTTCCTTCAGAGTCAGGGGGTCGATCATGTCCTGGAACGAGATGCAGATGGAGAGAGATGGGAAGGTACATGGCTATAAGCTGGGAATAGaagtcaggagtcctggctccaagcccctCCATTttaatcactagaccccactcccagaACTGGGTCTGATGTGGAGTGCCAGGGAGGGGTGGGCCCATTGGttagaggtggggggcaggggtgtggacagGTACCCTGGGCTGGCCATGCCACCCCACACCTGCTCACCTCTTTGGCCTGCTCCCAGACATCCTGCTCCAGGGGGTTGGCATCCAGGGGGGGCAGGGTGAATTTGAAGTAGGGCCGCAGGTTCTTGTAGACATAGACGAATGGGCCGGAGGCCACGGCCACAGCAGGCGTGCGTGGCTCATTCTGGTCCATCAGGAAGGTGGAGACAGCAGACGGCAGGTCCAACAAGGTGCTCTCACTGGCCAGCCCCGTGCCCCGGTACACTTTCAGCCTCATGGTGTGCCCAGCCATGCCCAGGTCACCCACCACCAGCTGGGGGGGTAGACAGAGACAgaagggcagtgctggggggtcctcaccccccaccccagggcagctTTCACCTGCTGGGCTGGGCACAGgcaccctcactccctcctgcccagAGGGACAACCGGCCCAGAATGCTCACTCCCACCCCGAGAGACAACCCCCACCCTGAACaaccccctgccctcaccccaccccaagatACACACACCACATCCAGATGCTGTTTGCCCCTGGCGGATTAGCCAAAGCCAGGGTGGAGTGTAGGGGATACCAGGCCCAGGGGGCtgattggtggggtgggggaggggggaccagGCCAGCCTTCCTCACCTTGTACTCTCCATCGCCATGCAGGTCAGCCAGGGCTGGAATAAAAGAGAGATGTGGAGTCAGCATCCCTGACAacctccccccacactaagcAGGTCCAGCCATGCCCGGTATCAGTATGAGAGACCAGGAGGACGCTCTCCCCTCCCAGTTAATGCTGACCACAGTGCTCCAGCATGGTGTCAGGGGTCACTGTACTGCagtacgtgtgtgtgtgggggggggattagTAGGAGGTGTTCTCTCCTCGCAGATGTGCTGGATCATTCCATACCAACTGAGGAGGCTTGTGCTCCAGAGCCATGTAATAATTTGAAGGACTTTGagatgaaagcagcaaagaatcctgtggcaccttatagactaacagacgtatggatttccactccatacggctaaatgcagtgccttgcatggtgtcaagtatcagagaggtagccgtgttagtctggttctgtaaaacagcaaagaatcctgtggcaccttatagagtggAAATccatacatctgttagtctataaggtgccacaggattctttgctgcttttacagaaccagactaacacggctacctctctgatatttgAGATGAAAGCAGCTCTGGAAACATGGAGTGTAAGAGcatgactgggagtcaggactcctgggttctatccccaactCTGTGAGaggagtggggactagtggttagagcagaggggctgggagccaggactcctgggttctatccccagctctgtaAGGCAGATTATCTAACCACTATGCTCAGTGCTCTGTAACCACAGGGCTGTGTCTATCACTGCTGTGCGTCCAGTTCCCTTCTGAGATGCTCTCAGCAGGGTCTCATAAAAGTCCATAGTGGCATGAAGGGTTGGGGGAGATGCCCCAGGGGAAACCCCTGTAATGGATGGTCCTCCACAGGCCCTAGCTAGCATGAGCCCAGCAGTATTAGTCATTATCCCTAGCAGCACAGCTCCCATCTAGCTCCCCCTCCCAGGGACGTTAGTGGTGGACATGATGAAGGCAAGGTGCCATAGAAgggattagagagacaaggaattggaccaacttctgttggtgagagagacaagttttcaagctacacagagcttttcctcAGGTGTGGGGAAAGTACTctgaaagtgtctctctctctcaccggcagaagttggtccaataaaaaatattccctcccacaccttgtctcgctaatatcccgggactgacacagctacgaCGACACTGCAGACAACAATTAGAAGGGATTACAGAGGGCCCTGGAATCCGGGGCTGCTTGCTATGCGCTGCAGTTAGTTATTTAATGGTGATCTGAGGCAGGCTGGGAACCAAGCGTCTAACCtcagctttgggaggggagtggggtccaggagGTTAGAGCTGGGGCCTAGGACTCTTGGGTTtatccccagttctgggaggagATAATGAACACAGTTATAAAGTTTTCTTCCCAGCACTATCAGGAATGCAATAGCTGCTTTCCAGTGGGTTCTCCTTGGAGGACCTAGAGATGTGGAGCTGGGGTTCTGTCACTGAAGGGCGGGAGGGAGAACACCTTCCTGCCAACCAGGCATCAGGCCTCATAGTTAAATAAGCATCAGACTGTCCCCTTCATTGCCTGTCCCTGCATTTTTAAGTTCCACGTCCTGTTTGCTGTGGCTGTGCGTCTCACACACTCACCTTGAGAGACGAGACTATGGAGAGAACAAGAGCTCCCATCCCCATGAGTGTTAACAAacctgggtgggtgggagggtttATTTCGTATTCCCAGGGTTGGGATGCCATGGCTCTGTACACAACTATGCTTTGCCATATGCCAGCACCACACGTGCCTAAGTGACCTTGAGAAGAGCTTCCTTTGCAAGGTACCTCACTAAGTTATTGATGGAGAATGTGGGGGGCAGATAAGGGAAGGAACTTATCTAAGCACCTACAGAGACAACGTAGCAAGGGCAGGAACAGAATTGGATTCTCAGCACCCCACTGCCCACACATCATAACCACTGGAATAGAAACAAAAAGTCCCgattcccagcccccctccaATCTAACCACTAGCCCTCACTCACTTCGcagagccagaactcctggcccttttccccctccctccccgcctctAACCACGCAATGGGCCTCACCCAGGAGAATCCCACTAGACCATTCCCCAGCTCTCTCAGCTCAGGGCACTTTATGGGAGGATCCTGGACTTACCAATGCACGAGGAGAAGGTGTAGAGATTGGCCATAGGGTCGTAATGGGCATCCAGCCATTTGGAGTTGGCTTCATTACTGGAGAGGGACATGGACAGGGTGGGGACACAAAGAGACAGGTAGACAGAGCGACAGTAAGAAACTGGGA containing:
- the BBS1 gene encoding Bardet-Biedl syndrome 1 protein isoform X4, giving the protein MAAASSSSSESNEANSKWLDAHYDPMANLYTFSSCIALADLHGDGEYKLVVGDLGMAGHTMRLKVYRGTGLASESTLLDLPSAVSTFLMDQNEPRTPAVAVASGPFVYVYKNLRPYFKFTLPPLDANPLEQDVWEQAKEDMIDPLTLKEMLEGIREKAEIPLSVRSLRFLAQDVPEMENFVNLHKGQPIKRQTVITCMSTLKKNMADEDAVSCLVIGTESADVLILDPEAFTILAKGKKLWTVYLPAPLMTMSLLDQKSRGFQAVMVGLANQVVHMYRDKNLVDVIRTQDVVTSICFGRYGREDNTLIMTTKGGGLIIKILKRTAVFEEKDTSLGPPVAQSIRLSVPKKTRLYVDQTLRERENAVAMHRVFQMDLYRLRLMAARAYVKALESSLAPITSTLQEPLKMNAVVQGIGPTFKLTLHIQNTSAGRPSINLLVSFLYDQSLYAMKRAFFKAPMLVPGLNYPIETFVECLSDKGISDVIKVFVLREGQSMPLLTAHINMPVSEGLAAA
- the BBS1 gene encoding Bardet-Biedl syndrome 1 protein isoform X2; its protein translation is MSLSSNEANSKWLDAHYDPMANLYTFSSCIALADLHGDGEYKLVVGDLGMAGHTMRLKVYRGTGLASESTLLDLPSAVSTFLMDQNEPRTPAVAVASGPFVYVYKNLRPYFKFTLPPLDANPLEQDVWEQAKEDMIDPLTLKEMLEGIREKAEIPLSVRSLRFLAQDVPEMENFVNLHKGQPIKRQTVITCMSTLKKNMADEDAVSCLVIGTESADVLILDPEAFTILAKMTLPSVPAFLDVMGQFDVEYRVTVACRDGSIYILRRESKRPKYCIELSAQPVGLVRVHKNIVAGCSDETLQGYTQKGKKLWTVYLPAPLMTMSLLDQKSRGFQAVMVGLANQVVHMYRDKNLVDVIRTQDVVTSICFGRYGREDNTLIMTTKGGGLIIKILKRTAVFEEKDTSLGPPVAQSIRLSVPKKTRLYVDQTLRERENAVAMHRVFQMDLYRLRLMAARAYVKALESSLAPITSTLQEPLKMNAVVQGIGPTFKLTLHIQNTSAGRPSINLLVSFLYDQSLYAMKRAFFKAPMLVPGLNYPIETFVECLSDKGISDVIKVFVLREGQSMPLLTAHINMPVSEGLAAA
- the BBS1 gene encoding Bardet-Biedl syndrome 1 protein isoform X3, with the protein product MAAASSSSSESNEANSKWLDAHYDPMANLYTFSSCIALADLHGDGEYKLVVGDLGMAGHTMRLKVYRGTGLASESTLLDLPSAVSTFLMDQNEPRTPAVAVASGPFVYVYKNLRPYFKFTLPPLDANPLEQDVWEQAKEDMIDPLTLKEMLEGIREKAEIPLSVRSLRFLAQDVPEMENFVNLHKGQPIKRQTVITCMSTLKKNMADEDAVSCLVIGTESADVLILDPEAFTILAKMTLPSVPAFLDVMGQFDVEYRVTVACRDGSIYILRRESKRPKYCIELSAQPVGLVRVHKNIVAGCSDETLQGYTQKGKKLWTVYLPAPLMTMSLLDQKSRGFQAVMVGLANQVVHMYRDKNLVDVIRTQDVVTSICFGRYGREDNTLIMTTKGGGLIIKILKRTAVFEEKDTSLGPPVAQSIRLSVPKKTRLYVDQTLRERENAVAMHRVFQMDLYRLRLMAARAYVKALESSLAPITSTLQEPLKMNAVVQGIGPTFKLTLHIQNTSAGRPSINLLAPMLVPGLNYPIETFVECLSDKGISDVIKVFVLREGQSMPLLTAHINMPVSEGLAAA
- the BBS1 gene encoding Bardet-Biedl syndrome 1 protein isoform X1, which translates into the protein MAAASSSSSESNEANSKWLDAHYDPMANLYTFSSCIALADLHGDGEYKLVVGDLGMAGHTMRLKVYRGTGLASESTLLDLPSAVSTFLMDQNEPRTPAVAVASGPFVYVYKNLRPYFKFTLPPLDANPLEQDVWEQAKEDMIDPLTLKEMLEGIREKAEIPLSVRSLRFLAQDVPEMENFVNLHKGQPIKRQTVITCMSTLKKNMADEDAVSCLVIGTESADVLILDPEAFTILAKMTLPSVPAFLDVMGQFDVEYRVTVACRDGSIYILRRESKRPKYCIELSAQPVGLVRVHKNIVAGCSDETLQGYTQKGKKLWTVYLPAPLMTMSLLDQKSRGFQAVMVGLANQVVHMYRDKNLVDVIRTQDVVTSICFGRYGREDNTLIMTTKGGGLIIKILKRTAVFEEKDTSLGPPVAQSIRLSVPKKTRLYVDQTLRERENAVAMHRVFQMDLYRLRLMAARAYVKALESSLAPITSTLQEPLKMNAVVQGIGPTFKLTLHIQNTSAGRPSINLLVSFLYDQSLYAMKRAFFKAPMLVPGLNYPIETFVECLSDKGISDVIKVFVLREGQSMPLLTAHINMPVSEGLAAA